From the genome of Argentina anserina chromosome 4, drPotAnse1.1, whole genome shotgun sequence, one region includes:
- the LOC126792827 gene encoding 40S ribosomal protein S7-1-like yields MFTSRKKISKDKGAEPTEFEEVVAQAIFDLENTNQDMKSELKDLYINSAVQVDVAGNRKAVVVHVPYRLRKAFRKIHVRLVRELEKKFSGKDVILIATRRIVRPPKKGSAAQRPRTRTLTAVHEAMLEDVVSPAEIVGKRTRYRLDGSKIMKVFLDPKERNNTEYKLESFSAVYRKLSGRDVVFEYPITEA; encoded by the exons ATGTTTACTTCAAGGAAGAAGATTTCGAAAGATAAGGGCGCCGAGCCGACCGAGTTTGAAGAGGTGGTTGCGCAG GCGATTTTCGATTTGGAGAACACTAACCAGGACATGAAGAGTGAGCTAAAGGATTTATATATCAATTCAGCAGT TCaagttgatgttgctggaaaCAGGAAGGCTGTTGTTGTACATGTACCCTACAGACTGAGGAAGGCTTTCCGCAAGATCCATGTTCGTCTCGTGAGGGAGCTTGAGAAGAAGTTCAGTGGAAAG GATGTGATCCTGATTGCCACACGAAGGATTGTGAGGCCACCAAAGAAAGGTTCAGCTGCTCAACGGCCCCGCACTCGCACCCTCACTGCTGTCCACGAAGCTATGTTGGAGGATGTTGTCTCTCCTGCTGAGATTGTTGGAAAACGTACCAGATATCGTCTGGATGGATCAAAGATAATGAAG GTGTTTCTGGATCCCAAGGAGCGAAACAACACAGAATACAAGCTGGAAAGCTTCTCTGCAGTTTACCGGAAGCTGTCTGGCCGAGATGTTGTGTTTGAGTATCCAATTACTGAGGCTTAG